AGCGTCCTGCACAACCAATTCAAATCGTCCTTATGGCTTTCTTTGATAGGGTTTGACGGGTTGAGCGCGTATAAAATGAGATGGGCTTCGCTGATATATTTTTTTTTCGTAATATCTTTATAGCGTTCTATTTCGCCGCTATCAGTTATTTTTTCTTTAAACCCGAACAATCCAGGGGTGTCAACCAGCTCAATTTCATTGTCTATATCATAGATTTTAACTTCATCGCTGGATTCTTTGTGGTCTATCTTCATGCTCTTGTCTAGCCGCTCGATCCAAGCTGCCGCTATGGATGTTTTCCCTTCAGAAAAACCTCCCACTAAAGCCACTTTAAGTTTTTGACCGGCAATATTTTCCATCGCATTACGAATCTTGTCTTTGAGAGACTTTTCAACCTTGATTCCGTATTCTTCCCCAATATGGACAAAATCAAGTAATTTTTTAAGAATTTCTTGATTCCTCTTTTGGTTTCTTTTAAATTGTTCTAGCGTTTCATTCTTCATTGCATGCTCCTTGCTTTGATATTGTTAGATTGATGCTATGAGAGATGTATCCTAATTTTTCATGGGCTTCTTTCAATTGTCCTTTCATGCGTTCGCAATGATTGACAAGTTTGTTAAAACCGGCGTTGAGTTCTTCAATCATTCCCAATGCACCTTTTTTATAACTTTCAATGCGGCTTTTCACATTCTCTGCAATTTTTTCACAAGCTTCATCTAACTTCTCATCCACTGCTTTTCTTTGTTGGGATTTTTTATAATCTGAATCAAAAAAACTCCACACTGCTTTAACTCCCCCCACAAATACTAAACCCACTCCTGCAATTAGCACAAACTCACCTACTATAGGCGTTATTAAAAGCAACACCAAACCTCCTATTGAACTAAATAAGCCTATTGTATCAATGCCGTTATCCATATTAAAATCAGCATTAAAATTACCGCTATCAATACCGATGCGTTCTAACATTGCTAGAGAATCTTTAACTCTTTCTTCAAGTTGTTCAATATTTTTTCCTACACTTCCGCGGAATTGTTCCTCGCATTCTTTGAACCGCCATTTTATGTTTTTGCCCAATTCTTTAACTCTTTGTTTGCATTCATTTTCAAGAATTTCTTTACATTCCTCATCTTCAATACCTTTTTCAATACGCTCATGCATTTCTTTTCTAAAATCAGATTTGAATTGATCGATTTTGCTGAACGCTGAATTTGTTAAATCTGATATAAATTTTTCTTTAGAACGATCCAAATTAAAGTGAGCTTCTTGTTGGTGTTCTTGTGTTTCTTTAATCCCTGGATCGATCTGTTTTTCAATCATGGTTTTGATCGCTTTTTGTAATTCTTCTACCACTTTTAAGGCTTTATTGCAATTTGATTGAATGATTTTGGCGCACGAGTTTTTAAGAAGCTCTTCGGCTATAAATTCTACTAGTTGTTTGAAATGGGATTTATACAATAATAATTCTTCTACTTTAAAAATTTCTAGAAATTTTTGTTTCTTTTCATCAAAATCAGTCTCTGGGATCAAAGCCTGTGAAAGACCATAAAAAGCCGCTTGAGCGCTCACTGCTTTATAGCCCATGTAGTGTTTTCCTAAAATGTTTTTCATCTCTTTATTTAAAATTTTTAAGCTTTCTTTTTCGTTTTCATTAACAAGCTCATCTTTTAAGGCTCTTGGGCTAGTAATCGGTTTGTTGTAAATCGCCCATACCTCTGTTTGCGAATCAAGCTGTCTTTGGATTTTTTCAATCGTTCCTTCTTTTCTCTCTTCTCCTTTTTGCGGAGGATTAGGCGTTTTGGTAACATAAAAAATAGCATGGGCTTTTTGCGTTGCGTTAGAAATCTGATCAATCACTTTTTTTTCGCTGCCTTCTATCCCTGGAACATCCAGCAAAGTAAAGGTTTGATGGTTGTATTGGAAAGGATAAGATTGTGTTTTTAAAGTGGAATCGCTCCTCCCATCGCCTATAATCGCTCCATCTTGCAATGAATGGAGTTCGTTTAAAATATTTTGTTTTTCAGATATATGATTTTCTTTTTTTAGTTCTATATTATTTAATTCATCTTGAGATTTTTGGAAACATTTTGATATTTCCTTAAATTTTCTATTTCCTGTAAGAAAATGAAAAATTTTAAAAAATAT
This genomic window from Helicobacter pylori contains:
- a CDS encoding GTPase — translated: MKNIYLGVEKSIKELQSIFENADDKDEKLKQFNQEALKVFQQLELKSLKELESLKNNEEWENFTIAFYGETGAGKSTLIECLRMFFEEQSKRDQQERFKRLDLDYQEKYKDDERLIEQYDTEISDFQKTLQDLENKLTSLKECNIFFKIFHFLTGNRKFKEISKCFQKSQDELNNIELKKENHISEKQNILNELHSLQDGAIIGDGRSDSTLKTQSYPFQYNHQTFTLLDVPGIEGSEKKVIDQISNATQKAHAIFYVTKTPNPPQKGEERKEGTIEKIQRQLDSQTEVWAIYNKPITSPRALKDELVNENEKESLKILNKEMKNILGKHYMGYKAVSAQAAFYGLSQALIPETDFDEKKQKFLEIFKVEELLLYKSHFKQLVEFIAEELLKNSCAKIIQSNCNKALKVVEELQKAIKTMIEKQIDPGIKETQEHQQEAHFNLDRSKEKFISDLTNSAFSKIDQFKSDFRKEMHERIEKGIEDEECKEILENECKQRVKELGKNIKWRFKECEEQFRGSVGKNIEQLEERVKDSLAMLERIGIDSGNFNADFNMDNGIDTIGLFSSIGGLVLLLITPIVGEFVLIAGVGLVFVGGVKAVWSFFDSDYKKSQQRKAVDEKLDEACEKIAENVKSRIESYKKGALGMIEELNAGFNKLVNHCERMKGQLKEAHEKLGYISHSINLTISKQGACNEE